Proteins found in one Kangiella sediminilitoris genomic segment:
- a CDS encoding cyclase family protein: protein MSTFVEFDGRTYQLELSQASSIAIPLTFDKNQPNHFGANRAEKEILQGSDFVGDTRQGGSCNVSSIKMVPHCNGTHTETVHHITDEPVLIGDSLSSSLTSCYLLSVTPQRASETDEHYHPNLEDSDLLITRQALEQELSSQDLDLMGAIAVRTLPNTEGKCRREYGESQQPPFFSTEAIEWLSHSNIHHLLVDFPSIDKMFDQGQLHNHHTFWNVPQGTHQLTDTTLLHRTITEMIFVDDDITDGLYWLNLQLPHFQLDAAPSRPVLYPLTDITDDSDD, encoded by the coding sequence ATGAGTACTTTCGTCGAGTTTGATGGACGAACGTATCAGCTGGAGCTGTCTCAGGCCAGCTCCATCGCGATCCCGCTAACTTTCGATAAGAATCAACCGAATCACTTTGGAGCCAACCGAGCGGAAAAAGAAATTTTGCAGGGGAGCGATTTTGTAGGCGACACCCGCCAGGGAGGTAGCTGCAATGTCAGTAGTATTAAAATGGTGCCACATTGCAATGGAACCCATACAGAAACCGTTCACCATATTACTGATGAGCCCGTATTGATTGGCGATTCTCTGAGTAGTTCGCTAACCAGCTGCTATCTGCTATCAGTGACACCGCAGCGTGCCAGTGAAACAGACGAGCACTACCATCCTAATCTAGAGGACAGCGACCTGCTCATTACTCGACAGGCCCTGGAGCAGGAGTTATCGAGTCAGGATCTGGATCTGATGGGCGCTATTGCCGTTCGAACGCTTCCAAATACCGAAGGCAAGTGTCGACGCGAGTATGGTGAATCCCAACAGCCCCCATTTTTCTCAACCGAGGCGATCGAGTGGCTCAGCCATTCTAATATCCATCACCTTTTAGTCGACTTCCCTTCTATCGATAAGATGTTCGACCAAGGACAGTTGCATAATCATCATACCTTCTGGAATGTACCTCAAGGCACCCATCAACTGACCGACACTACGTTGCTCCACCGGACTATTACCGAAATGATTTTCGTCGACGATGATATTACCGATGGCCTGTATTGGCTCAACCTGCAGCTACCCCACTTTCAGCTGGACGCGGCACCAAGCCGCCCAGTGTTATACCCGTTAACTGACATTACTGATGACAGTGATGACTAA
- the kynU gene encoding kynureninase, which produces MSTIFSLDHAKDLDNQDPLREIREEFSIPKQSNGEDEIYLCGNSLGLQPRLAAQYVNDELGQWRALGVKGHFSGDYPWMPYHEFLSQGFADLVGAKTTEVVSMNTLTANLHFMMVSFYRPTNQRHKIIIEDHAFPSDHYAVESQIKYHGHDPKESMILLKPRDGEETLRDEDIIQAIEEHGDTTSLILLPGVQYYTGQVLDMESITKAGHAKGCYVGFDLAHAAGNIPMELHQWGPDFAAWCTYKYLNSGPGSVAGCFVHERHHKNKELPRFAGWWGHDKESRFKMENSFVPTESAEAWQLSNPPILSLASIRGSLDTVAKAGGIHKLREKSLKLTAYLRQLLESELADEVNILTPKSEKASGAQLSLTINLHGTDGKTIFDAIEAAGVTCDFRYPNVIRVAPVPQYNSFEDCYRFVVILKQAIEGAAS; this is translated from the coding sequence ATGAGTACAATTTTTAGTTTAGACCACGCAAAGGATCTGGATAACCAAGATCCCCTTAGAGAAATTCGTGAAGAATTTTCTATACCAAAACAAAGCAATGGCGAAGATGAAATTTACCTGTGCGGCAACTCTCTTGGATTACAGCCTCGCCTTGCCGCACAGTATGTGAATGATGAGTTAGGTCAGTGGCGGGCTCTGGGTGTTAAAGGCCATTTTTCCGGTGATTACCCATGGATGCCTTATCATGAGTTTTTAAGTCAGGGGTTTGCTGATCTGGTTGGTGCCAAAACCACCGAAGTCGTGAGTATGAATACACTAACAGCAAACCTACACTTTATGATGGTCAGCTTTTATCGCCCGACTAACCAACGTCATAAAATTATTATCGAAGACCATGCATTCCCTTCTGATCATTATGCTGTTGAGTCTCAAATCAAGTACCACGGCCATGATCCGAAAGAGAGCATGATTTTATTAAAGCCTCGTGATGGCGAGGAGACTCTGCGCGATGAAGATATAATTCAGGCTATCGAGGAGCACGGTGACACCACCTCTTTAATCTTATTGCCGGGAGTTCAGTACTATACCGGTCAGGTTCTGGATATGGAGTCGATTACTAAGGCCGGCCACGCCAAAGGTTGTTATGTTGGTTTCGATCTGGCTCATGCTGCGGGTAATATTCCGATGGAACTGCATCAATGGGGACCAGATTTCGCTGCATGGTGTACTTATAAATACTTAAACTCAGGCCCCGGTTCTGTTGCGGGCTGCTTTGTCCACGAACGTCACCACAAGAACAAAGAGCTTCCTCGGTTTGCTGGCTGGTGGGGACATGACAAAGAGTCGCGCTTTAAAATGGAAAACAGTTTTGTTCCAACGGAAAGTGCCGAAGCATGGCAATTATCCAACCCGCCGATTCTATCCCTGGCCTCAATACGCGGTTCTCTGGATACTGTGGCAAAAGCTGGTGGCATCCATAAGCTACGCGAAAAATCTCTGAAGCTGACAGCCTATCTTCGTCAGTTATTGGAAAGCGAACTGGCTGATGAAGTGAACATTCTGACACCGAAATCAGAAAAAGCATCTGGTGCGCAACTTTCGCTTACGATTAACTTGCACGGAACCGACGGCAAAACAATTTTTGATGCGATTGAAGCGGCAGGTGTTACCTGTGACTTCCGATATCCTAACGTGATTCGGGTTGCACCAGTTCCGCAGTACAACTCATTCGAAGACTGTTATCGTTTTGTGGTTATCCTCAAACAAGCTATCGAGGGAGCAGCATCATGA
- a CDS encoding FAD-dependent oxidoreductase produces MSSKEEITLIGAGLVGSLMSIYLGQRGYQVNVYEKLPDIRKTTIPAGRSINLALANRGIRALEQVGIIDKVNELLIPMKGRMLHDVNGELTLQPYGRKPEEVIYSVSRAGLVSLLRDEAESTGNVTFCFEQGLTDIDPDNKTFSIKHTQTNNIQTLDYDILLGADGAGSQTRQVLEKLGVDGFSSELLEHSYKELTIPAGTADAPFQIEKEALHIWPRGGYMLIALPNLDGSFTVTLFMPNEGPVSFEAFKSKEEVEAFFKEQFSDVLELIPSLAQDYFNNPTGILGTVRSKNWSYKDILLFGDASHAIVPFHGQGMNCGFEDCSELHRLLNQYSDDWSPVMQAFADARKDNANAIADMALENYIEMRDSVRDPKFQLKKQIAFKLEELYPTTFIPRYSMVMFHHMPYAEAYRRGKVQNDILNQLTENSDSIEHIDWDQARQLVEQNLEPFSKEFLH; encoded by the coding sequence ATGAGCAGTAAAGAAGAAATTACGTTAATTGGTGCGGGTCTGGTTGGCTCACTGATGAGTATTTATTTAGGCCAACGCGGTTATCAGGTCAACGTCTATGAAAAGCTTCCTGATATTCGCAAGACAACGATTCCTGCAGGTCGCTCAATAAACCTTGCTCTAGCTAACCGCGGTATTCGAGCACTGGAACAGGTTGGGATCATAGACAAGGTTAATGAGTTACTGATTCCGATGAAAGGACGTATGTTGCATGATGTAAATGGTGAATTAACGCTGCAACCCTACGGCCGTAAGCCAGAAGAAGTTATTTACTCGGTTTCACGTGCAGGGCTGGTCAGTTTATTGCGTGACGAAGCAGAGTCTACAGGTAACGTGACGTTCTGCTTTGAGCAGGGATTGACCGACATCGATCCAGATAACAAGACGTTTAGTATTAAACATACTCAGACTAATAATATTCAGACACTAGATTACGATATATTGTTAGGAGCAGACGGAGCCGGCTCTCAAACTCGTCAGGTACTAGAAAAGCTAGGTGTTGACGGATTCTCTTCAGAACTGCTCGAACATTCCTACAAAGAATTAACCATCCCAGCAGGAACTGCTGACGCTCCATTCCAGATCGAAAAGGAAGCACTACATATTTGGCCTCGAGGGGGTTATATGCTCATTGCCCTACCCAACCTTGACGGATCATTTACTGTAACCCTGTTTATGCCTAACGAAGGGCCTGTCAGCTTCGAAGCCTTCAAGAGTAAAGAAGAGGTTGAGGCATTCTTTAAAGAGCAGTTTTCTGATGTTCTGGAGTTAATTCCGAGCCTGGCTCAGGACTACTTCAATAATCCTACTGGGATATTGGGAACCGTCCGCTCAAAGAATTGGTCTTATAAAGACATTCTATTGTTCGGTGATGCTTCTCATGCCATCGTTCCTTTTCATGGGCAGGGCATGAACTGCGGCTTCGAGGACTGCTCTGAGTTACACCGTTTGCTAAATCAGTACTCGGATGACTGGTCCCCAGTAATGCAGGCATTTGCAGATGCTAGAAAAGATAATGCCAACGCTATCGCAGACATGGCGCTAGAAAATTACATTGAAATGCGGGACTCTGTTCGTGATCCAAAATTCCAGTTAAAGAAACAAATAGCCTTTAAGCTGGAAGAGCTGTACCCAACCACGTTCATACCTCGCTACTCTATGGTGATGTTCCACCATATGCCTTATGCTGAGGCGTATCGTCGCGGAAAAGTCCAAAACGATATCTTAAATCAGTTAACAGAGAACAGTGATAGTATCGAACATATAGACTGGGATCAGGCTCGCCAGTTGGTCGAGCAAAATCTTGAACCATTTTCTAAGGAGTTTCTACATTGA
- a CDS encoding M28 family peptidase, producing the protein MKSIILNLLVLIGLGTPSVTLASEKSENKDNQLAQQWINYLAHDDRQGRLTGSEENLEVQDWLVERFKELGIKTLPGKDTYRQPFTATDRQGEPRQAANIIGYIPCQCENDRYFMIGAHYDHVGTNPKLDGDTIFNGADDDASGVVATLVLAKSLQQYDSLPFNIIVAAWDAEEMGLQGSDYFANNPWVELSKIESGFMFELVGVPLEDKLNSAWMTGDQYSSLYPVLKDALGKQGWELDPVLDPKMGLFFRSDNAPFALLDAGSDAIKKAFEGKGKVSVTGIPMHAISVWRGQGHYHQTHDEAELINIPNLVSLAQALAAALSELPQDTKINWHDNPQFEFSRP; encoded by the coding sequence TTGAAATCTATTATCTTGAACTTGCTGGTGCTTATTGGACTGGGTACACCATCAGTAACTCTGGCATCTGAGAAATCCGAAAATAAAGATAATCAGCTGGCTCAACAGTGGATAAACTATCTGGCCCATGATGATCGTCAAGGTCGCCTTACTGGTAGCGAAGAAAACCTAGAGGTCCAGGATTGGCTCGTGGAGCGTTTTAAAGAGCTCGGCATTAAAACTCTGCCAGGTAAAGATACTTACCGACAACCATTCACAGCTACCGACCGCCAGGGTGAACCACGTCAGGCTGCTAATATCATTGGTTACATTCCATGCCAGTGTGAAAATGATCGTTATTTCATGATTGGCGCACATTATGATCACGTCGGAACCAATCCAAAACTGGATGGTGATACCATCTTCAATGGCGCAGATGATGATGCCAGTGGAGTTGTTGCAACCTTGGTGCTGGCAAAATCACTTCAACAATACGACAGCCTTCCCTTCAACATCATCGTTGCAGCATGGGATGCAGAAGAGATGGGGCTTCAGGGCTCGGATTATTTTGCAAATAACCCATGGGTAGAGCTCAGCAAAATAGAAAGTGGTTTTATGTTCGAGCTGGTAGGTGTACCACTGGAAGATAAGCTCAATAGTGCATGGATGACGGGAGATCAATACTCAAGCCTTTATCCTGTATTGAAAGATGCTCTGGGAAAGCAGGGCTGGGAACTTGATCCGGTATTGGATCCGAAAATGGGTTTATTTTTCCGCTCTGATAATGCGCCCTTCGCATTACTGGATGCGGGTAGTGATGCCATAAAAAAAGCTTTTGAAGGTAAAGGAAAAGTTTCTGTTACAGGTATCCCCATGCATGCCATCTCTGTGTGGCGTGGGCAAGGCCACTATCACCAGACTCATGATGAAGCAGAATTAATCAATATCCCTAATTTAGTTTCATTGGCGCAGGCTCTTGCAGCAGCTCTTAGCGAGTTACCACAGGACACTAAGATCAATTGGCACGACAACCCGCAGTTTGAGTTCTCGCGCCCTTAA
- a CDS encoding HIT domain-containing protein: MSFKLHPVLANDCIVIGEFQLSQVLLMNDEHYPWVILVPMVAEISEVFELSQSQQTILAEESTFVLKAMSETFKADKMNQAALGNMVPQLHIHHVARFHDDAAWPAPIWGKVTPKKYSEQALQQMVADLHKAFSHHSSYQPL; encoded by the coding sequence TTGAGTTTTAAACTTCATCCAGTACTGGCTAACGATTGCATCGTAATTGGAGAGTTTCAATTATCTCAAGTGCTATTGATGAATGACGAGCATTACCCCTGGGTGATCCTCGTCCCTATGGTTGCAGAGATATCGGAAGTTTTTGAGCTGAGTCAGTCGCAACAGACGATACTGGCAGAGGAATCAACGTTCGTGTTGAAAGCCATGAGTGAGACGTTTAAGGCGGATAAAATGAACCAGGCTGCGCTTGGAAACATGGTTCCGCAACTGCATATTCACCATGTTGCTCGTTTCCATGATGATGCTGCCTGGCCTGCTCCCATATGGGGGAAAGTTACGCCGAAGAAATACTCCGAACAGGCCTTACAACAAATGGTGGCTGACTTACATAAAGCATTCAGCCACCACTCTTCATATCAGCCTCTGTAA
- the mrcB gene encoding penicillin-binding protein 1B, whose product MSKKTRKKTSNKKNEAKLARRKKLRSLFWKLALIFIVVFAGFTIYLDSIIQSKFKENRWELPARVYAQSLDLANGKPMTPTRLRQELELLGYRKVVKATRQGDYENYQNSFFIYIREFQFWDSTQPALPVSFNIKSGRIKDLKNRDTGESLQMARLDPLLIGQFHPNRLEDRILVHLDRVPDHLKQALLAVEDRDFYEHSGVSVKAVARALWHNVTSDGRAQGGSTITQQLVKNYFLTNERTLWRKFKEAIMSVILEVRYEKEDILQAYFNEVYFGQDGGRAIHGVGLASQYFFDKRARDLTPAQSALLVGMLKSPTGYNPRRNKEASLQRRNQVLKIMYQQKILTEQEYKQQRQTTLSVVSKPSLKLSRVPAFMDLVRRQLQKSYSEEELRSEGLRIFTTLDPVMQRYTEEKVQTTLERIELMKGIEEDSLQTAVIITSSETGNILALVGDRYSDKAGFNRAIDAKRQIGSVIKPYVVLAALEKTDDYNLATIVSDEELSIKQRDGTLWVPRNYDRRFHGEVPLFVALMESYNIAMARLGQLVGIDTVAEFIEQAGVEEEVRALDALPLGVLELTPIELAGLYQSLASGGLKIKPSAITAVTDNEGSLLERYPIESERIASELNTYLVKAGMQLVVEKGTARYLHQQNPFTNFAGKTGTTNDLKDSWFAGFSGEHLAVVWVGRDDNKEANITGSSAALPVFTDIFNGVPTESLRLGYYDEIEWKLIDPESGLIAGDGCIEAIEIPFIRGTAPEDVVDCNADEEEGFLEF is encoded by the coding sequence ATGTCAAAAAAGACTCGAAAGAAAACCAGTAATAAAAAGAATGAAGCGAAACTGGCGCGTCGAAAGAAGTTACGTTCATTATTTTGGAAGTTGGCCTTAATTTTTATAGTTGTATTTGCCGGCTTTACGATTTATCTCGATTCTATCATCCAGAGTAAATTTAAAGAGAATCGTTGGGAGTTACCCGCTCGAGTGTATGCTCAGTCTCTTGATCTGGCGAACGGTAAGCCGATGACACCGACACGCTTACGCCAGGAACTGGAGTTGCTGGGCTATCGTAAAGTCGTTAAGGCTACTCGGCAGGGTGATTATGAGAACTATCAGAATTCTTTTTTCATCTATATCCGTGAGTTCCAGTTCTGGGATAGTACACAGCCAGCGCTACCGGTCTCTTTCAATATTAAGTCGGGACGTATCAAGGACCTCAAAAATCGAGATACCGGTGAGTCCCTGCAGATGGCTCGACTCGATCCGTTGCTAATAGGTCAGTTTCACCCCAATCGTTTAGAGGACAGAATTCTGGTGCACCTTGATCGCGTTCCTGATCATTTGAAACAGGCGTTACTGGCAGTTGAGGACAGAGATTTCTATGAGCACAGTGGGGTGTCAGTAAAAGCCGTGGCGAGAGCTCTGTGGCACAACGTGACTAGTGATGGCCGAGCCCAGGGCGGAAGCACCATTACTCAACAGCTGGTTAAAAACTACTTTTTAACCAATGAGCGGACTCTATGGCGAAAATTTAAGGAAGCCATAATGTCCGTTATCTTAGAAGTTCGCTATGAAAAAGAGGACATCCTACAGGCCTATTTTAACGAGGTATATTTTGGGCAAGATGGTGGTCGTGCTATTCATGGTGTTGGGTTAGCCAGCCAGTATTTCTTTGACAAACGAGCGAGAGATCTGACTCCAGCACAATCGGCATTATTGGTCGGAATGTTAAAGAGCCCAACCGGTTATAACCCAAGAAGAAATAAAGAAGCATCGCTGCAGCGTCGAAATCAGGTACTGAAAATAATGTACCAACAGAAAATTTTGACTGAGCAAGAATATAAACAGCAGCGCCAGACGACTTTGTCGGTGGTTTCCAAACCCTCACTGAAGTTATCTAGAGTCCCTGCATTCATGGATCTGGTACGTCGACAGTTGCAGAAGTCTTATTCGGAAGAAGAGCTGAGATCGGAAGGTTTGAGAATTTTTACTACACTTGATCCGGTGATGCAGCGTTATACCGAAGAAAAAGTACAGACAACATTGGAGCGTATCGAGCTGATGAAAGGGATCGAAGAAGATTCCCTACAGACTGCTGTAATCATTACTTCAAGTGAAACAGGTAATATTCTGGCCCTGGTTGGCGATCGTTATTCCGATAAGGCGGGCTTTAACCGTGCTATTGATGCGAAACGTCAGATTGGTTCTGTGATTAAGCCATATGTCGTATTGGCTGCCCTGGAAAAAACAGATGATTATAATCTGGCGACCATTGTGAGTGATGAGGAGTTATCAATTAAGCAGCGTGACGGTACCTTATGGGTTCCTAGGAATTATGACCGCCGCTTTCACGGTGAAGTACCGCTGTTTGTAGCCCTCATGGAGTCCTACAATATTGCCATGGCTCGTTTGGGCCAGCTGGTAGGCATCGATACGGTAGCGGAGTTTATTGAGCAGGCGGGTGTAGAAGAAGAAGTTCGAGCCCTGGATGCATTACCTTTGGGTGTGTTAGAACTGACTCCTATAGAACTTGCGGGTCTATACCAGTCTCTGGCCAGCGGTGGCCTGAAGATTAAGCCTTCTGCGATTACCGCAGTGACTGATAATGAAGGAAGTTTACTCGAGCGCTATCCAATTGAGTCTGAGCGTATTGCCTCTGAATTAAATACCTATCTGGTGAAAGCTGGTATGCAGCTAGTCGTTGAGAAAGGAACCGCCCGTTACCTTCATCAACAAAACCCGTTTACGAACTTTGCGGGTAAAACGGGAACCACCAATGACCTTAAGGACTCCTGGTTCGCGGGTTTCTCAGGTGAGCATTTGGCAGTAGTCTGGGTTGGCCGTGATGATAACAAAGAAGCAAATATAACCGGCTCTTCAGCAGCACTACCTGTGTTTACCGACATTTTTAATGGCGTGCCAACAGAGTCTTTAAGGCTGGGATATTACGACGAGATCGAGTGGAAGCTGATTGATCCAGAGTCGGGCTTAATTGCTGGTGATGGCTGCATTGAAGCTATCGAGATTCCATTTATCCGAGGCACAGCGCCGGAGGATGTCGTGGATTGTAATGCGGATGAAGAGGAGGGGTTCCTTGAGTTTTAA
- the thpR gene encoding RNA 2',3'-cyclic phosphodiesterase, with protein sequence MSSIANSGKNMARLFFAIDLPQHLKNKLELLQQTNPAFMGRAVNPHNFHITLQFLGSVAPDTVDEIIEAVSIPGIRPFSTSIERYAYYPKNEVGCVEVSQGNLKLKDLKNHISRCLADAGLHFAKDRHSFRPHVTLFRECQALSEIEQALDLSFTVDHFCLMQSHQNHKGVYYEVIEEWDTYEPTVKEQFFGIKD encoded by the coding sequence ATGTCTTCTATAGCAAATTCTGGTAAAAATATGGCGAGACTGTTTTTTGCCATTGATTTACCGCAACATCTCAAGAATAAACTCGAGTTATTACAGCAGACGAACCCTGCTTTCATGGGTCGTGCAGTTAACCCTCACAACTTTCATATCACACTTCAATTTTTAGGCTCAGTCGCCCCAGATACTGTGGATGAAATCATTGAAGCCGTTTCTATCCCCGGAATCAGGCCTTTCTCCACCAGCATTGAACGTTACGCCTATTACCCAAAAAATGAGGTCGGTTGCGTTGAAGTAAGTCAGGGCAATCTTAAACTAAAGGACCTGAAGAACCATATAAGCCGCTGCCTGGCGGACGCTGGACTTCATTTCGCCAAAGACAGACATTCATTCAGGCCACACGTTACTTTATTCAGGGAGTGTCAGGCGTTATCTGAAATTGAACAAGCGCTGGATTTAAGCTTTACGGTCGACCATTTCTGTCTGATGCAGTCACATCAAAATCATAAAGGAGTGTATTACGAAGTAATTGAGGAATGGGATACTTACGAGCCCACTGTCAAAGAGCAGTTTTTCGGAATAAAAGATTAG
- the pepB gene encoding aminopeptidase PepB produces the protein MTLDIYLSSDSAPAQWGEGALLSFKEDSATIHTDDAEMVQVAARRLMAQGLSFFALKGDWSLEQQWAFFQGAYEPKVDVQIDFADLSEKDSAELDARIQVSRWMRSMVNETPEVLAPEVLAQEAAQFVQSLSPDHVSYEIVSGEDLEKQGHIGTWEVGRGSKRPPALLKLKFDPKGNGDKPAAALVGKGITFDSGGYSIKPSAGMLHMKADMGGAATVTGGLALAILRGLDKPVNLYLCCAENLISGHAYKLGDILTYPNGLTVEIHNTDAEGRVVLADGLLLAGESGADVIIDAATLTGAAVTALGNDYNGVFALDQEASTEYLSIATDEQEKHWPLPLEPFHAHRCPSQFADTANSKAVKGGGPGGASNAAGFLSRFVPNDGKGWLHIDLASAYNDSPTSKWAAGGTGLGFRTIAAKLLRS, from the coding sequence ATGACTTTAGATATTTATCTATCAAGCGATAGTGCGCCAGCACAATGGGGTGAAGGTGCGCTACTCAGTTTTAAAGAAGATAGTGCGACGATCCACACTGATGATGCGGAGATGGTTCAGGTTGCAGCACGACGTTTAATGGCTCAGGGCTTGTCCTTTTTTGCATTAAAAGGCGACTGGTCGCTTGAGCAGCAATGGGCCTTTTTCCAAGGTGCTTATGAACCAAAAGTTGACGTTCAGATTGATTTTGCTGATTTGAGCGAAAAAGATAGCGCCGAACTTGATGCACGAATTCAGGTGAGCCGCTGGATGCGCTCAATGGTTAATGAAACTCCGGAAGTGTTAGCTCCGGAAGTACTGGCTCAAGAAGCGGCGCAGTTTGTACAAAGCCTGTCTCCAGATCATGTCAGCTATGAAATTGTTTCTGGCGAAGACCTGGAGAAGCAGGGCCATATCGGTACCTGGGAAGTTGGTCGCGGCTCAAAGCGCCCACCAGCATTGTTAAAATTAAAGTTTGATCCAAAGGGTAATGGCGATAAACCAGCTGCGGCGCTGGTGGGTAAAGGCATTACTTTTGATAGTGGTGGCTACAGTATTAAGCCAAGCGCTGGCATGTTGCACATGAAAGCAGATATGGGTGGCGCGGCTACCGTAACCGGTGGTCTGGCTCTAGCGATTTTGCGAGGCCTTGATAAGCCGGTGAACTTGTATCTGTGCTGCGCTGAAAACTTGATCAGTGGCCATGCATACAAGTTGGGAGATATTTTAACGTATCCTAATGGCCTGACTGTTGAAATTCATAATACTGATGCTGAAGGTCGTGTTGTACTGGCTGATGGTTTATTACTGGCTGGCGAGTCTGGGGCTGACGTCATTATTGATGCGGCAACACTAACAGGAGCCGCTGTAACGGCTCTGGGTAACGATTATAACGGTGTATTCGCATTGGATCAGGAAGCGAGCACGGAGTACCTGAGCATTGCTACTGATGAGCAGGAAAAGCACTGGCCTTTGCCGCTTGAACCGTTTCATGCGCATCGTTGCCCGTCTCAGTTTGCCGATACTGCAAACAGTAAGGCCGTTAAGGGTGGTGGTCCCGGTGGTGCGAGTAACGCGGCAGGGTTCTTATCACGTTTCGTACCTAATGATGGTAAAGGCTGGCTGCATATTGATTTGGCATCAGCTTACAATGATAGCCCAACATCAAAGTGGGCTGCTGGCGGCACTGGTCTTGGTTTTAGAACGATCGCTGCTAAGCTATTACGTAGCTAA
- the ribA gene encoding GTP cyclohydrolase II → MNQKDSLQAKLPTPWGDFVIHALETNDGKEHVAMTYGDWEGEEPVLARIHSECLTGDALFSLRCDCGFQLRAALEKIAEQGSGVLLYLRQEGRGIGLTNKIRAYSLQDQGMDTVQANEHLGFGADERDFKVASDALEQLGIKKIRLMTNNPRKVSSMKDAGIDVVERVPLKFGQNPHNAMYLSTKQSKLGHLF, encoded by the coding sequence ATGAACCAAAAAGATAGCCTACAGGCCAAACTTCCTACTCCTTGGGGAGATTTTGTCATTCACGCCTTAGAAACGAATGATGGTAAAGAACATGTTGCCATGACGTATGGTGACTGGGAAGGTGAGGAGCCTGTATTGGCCCGAATTCATTCTGAATGTTTAACAGGCGATGCATTATTTAGCTTGCGTTGTGACTGTGGATTTCAGTTGCGAGCAGCTCTGGAAAAAATTGCTGAGCAAGGCTCCGGTGTTTTGCTGTACCTGAGACAGGAAGGGCGAGGCATTGGCTTGACTAACAAAATCCGAGCCTATTCATTACAGGATCAGGGAATGGATACAGTCCAGGCGAATGAGCATCTTGGTTTTGGTGCCGATGAGCGGGACTTTAAAGTTGCCTCGGATGCCTTGGAGCAGTTAGGCATTAAAAAGATTCGCCTGATGACCAATAACCCTAGAAAAGTCAGCTCGATGAAGGACGCTGGGATCGATGTGGTCGAACGCGTACCACTGAAGTTTGGTCAAAACCCTCATAACGCCATGTATCTGTCGACTAAGCAATCGAAACTGGGGCATTTGTTCTAG
- a CDS encoding alpha/beta hydrolase → MLFPTHELPVPDAELITQAGGELIRLPFSQGEFELAYMPPINQRFGELTPVIMFAHGNGNIIDDWANRVDYVREKGFGVVLVEYPGYGRSDGKPSYNTIKECMLKAYNWIEQQPQLDSKHISLMGRSMGGGAVLSVLSEKNPYAVVLMSTYSSITDLARQRWLPHFLVRDPFDNVSALKDYDGMAYMIHGKTDKTVPINALTKLLAAKQDAEHKIYSTGHADTPDNWHEFWVVVAQLLEDNRAV, encoded by the coding sequence ATGTTGTTTCCTACACATGAACTGCCCGTGCCAGATGCCGAATTAATAACTCAAGCTGGAGGTGAGTTAATTCGTCTACCATTCTCACAAGGTGAGTTTGAACTGGCTTATATGCCGCCGATAAATCAAAGGTTTGGAGAGCTGACTCCGGTGATTATGTTTGCTCATGGTAATGGCAACATCATTGATGATTGGGCAAATCGAGTCGACTATGTCCGGGAAAAAGGTTTCGGGGTCGTGCTGGTCGAGTATCCCGGTTACGGACGTTCCGACGGTAAGCCCAGTTATAACACCATTAAAGAATGTATGCTGAAAGCCTATAACTGGATTGAACAACAACCCCAGCTGGATAGTAAGCATATATCCCTCATGGGCCGCTCCATGGGTGGTGGTGCCGTCCTCAGTGTATTATCAGAAAAAAATCCTTATGCAGTGGTATTGATGTCAACTTACTCCAGCATCACTGACTTAGCTCGGCAACGCTGGCTACCGCACTTTCTGGTAAGGGACCCGTTTGATAATGTCTCAGCATTAAAGGATTATGACGGTATGGCGTACATGATTCATGGCAAAACCGATAAAACCGTTCCGATTAATGCACTAACCAAGTTACTGGCCGCCAAGCAGGATGCCGAGCACAAAATTTACTCTACCGGTCATGCCGATACACCTGATAACTGGCATGAGTTCTGGGTGGTTGTTGCTCAGCTGCTAGAGGATAATCGTGCAGTTTAA